A single window of Colletotrichum destructivum chromosome 9, complete sequence DNA harbors:
- a CDS encoding Putative Sec63 domain-containing protein, with product MPSFPKPNSTPSKPASSQSQPGTQSSQTPSSTNSHKAPSAALSSHQHAIMLRYSLSPRTIRALAALPCAAPPDEILRCAASATEFLSFTFSSPEMVAFAGINNDPSTRWHLREPLTQPWHKVFLVAQCEAAGGDYGDKLSLHARNDLYACRNRIVDILGQVLRACADLMGARRDAVGLRRALETWRGVVSGSWEGMPTELLQVPGIGPKKAGLLAKHGVKFVRQLADMEFYHIERILSRNPPFGQKIVRTLAHFPRLTLAIDVAKREESTRKVIVRAMLGCSNREIPTWKDKSPSVTLAAETPNGTLVFFWRGKVGSLMSGKELVFPVEATSGDAVFVWASCEEIAGTYVTGEVKV from the coding sequence ATGCCTTCTTTCCCAAAGCCCAACTCGACCCCCTCGAAGCCGGCATCCTCTCAGTCGCAGCCCGGTACACAGTCTTCACAGACACCCTCGTCCACCAACAGTCACAAGgccccctcggccgccctctcctcccaccaACACGCCATCATGCTCCGCTACTCCCTCTCCCCGCGAACCatccgcgccctcgccgccctcccctgCGCCGCCCCTCCCGACGAGATCCtccgctgcgccgcctccgccaccgaGTTCCTCTCCTtcaccttctcctcgccggaAATggtcgccttcgccggcatCAACAACGACCCCTCGACCCGCTGGCACCTCCGCGAGCCCCTCACCCAGCCCTGGCACAaggtcttcctcgtcgcccagtgcgaggccgccggcggcgactaCGGCGACAAGCTCTCCCTCCACGCCCGCAACGACCTCTACGCCTGCCGCaaccgcatcgtcgacatACTCGGCCAGGTCCTGCGCGCCTGCGCCGATCTCATGGGCGCCCGCAGGGACGCTGTCGGCCTGCGCCGTGCCCTCGAGACCTGGAGGGGCGTCGTCTCGGGCAGCTGGGAGGGGATGCCGACGGAGTTGCTGCAGGTCCCCGGCATCGGGCCCAAGAAGGCAGGTCTGCTCGCCAAACACGGCGTCAAGTTCGTACGCCAACTCGCCGACATGGAGTTCTACCACATCGAGAGGATCCTGAGCCGCAACCCGCCTTTCGGCCAGAAAATTGTGCGTACCTTGGCCCACTTTCCGCGTCTCACACTCGCTATCGACGTTGCCAAACGGGAGGAGAGCACACGCAAAGTTATCGTGAGAGCCATGCTGGGTTGTTCGAACCGCGAGATTCCCACCTGGAAGGACAAGTCACCTTCGGTCACCTTGGCCGCCGAGACTCCGAACGGAACCCTGGTCTTCTTTTGGAGAGGCAAAGTCGGCAGCTTGATGTCGGGGAAAGAGCTCGTGTTCCCTGTCGAGGCTACGTCCGGCGATGCAGTGTTTGTGTGGGCCAGTTGCGAGGAGATTGCCGGTACTTATGTGACGGGTGAGGTGAAGGTCTAA
- a CDS encoding Putative nucleotide-sugar transporter produces MALLDAAAPPAGGPTLFGMSMKQVSLITLTFQNSALILIMHYSRIMPPVGDHRYFTSTAVFLNEVIKLSICSTCSIAEVSRTLAPSTPATVIFEQIFNSVFSGDGWKLAIPATLYTLQNTLQYVAVGNLDAVHFQVLYQLKILTTAVFSVTMLRRALGLKRWVSLIILTLGVSIVSLPQPSSANHAESSSASILLHDTSDHFFPRSVHELGQAAEGAAEVARELTKRAADGLAGVGGEIVKRSASYQGIQEDQDPSPLMNYSIGLSAVLVAAVASGLAGVYFEKMLKDSATPASVWTRNIQLSFYSLFPALAGVIFIDGEDIAKHGFFEGYNWVVWTAIVFQAVGGVLASLCINYADNIAKNFAASISIVISFLFSVWFFNFEVNFSFIIGTALVLASTYLYSIPDRKGRPPPITIASYEKAMVDPAYTPAVTDEAKLNLDPLDAVRGMGLSTSRPSSPMLHHHRAPSARGKNRDD; encoded by the exons ATGGCTCTCCTCGACGctgccgcgccgccggcaggGGGGCCGACACTATTCGGCATGTCCATGAAGCAGGTTTCCCTCATCACG CTGACGTTCCAAAACTCGGCCTTGATTCTG ATCATGCACTACTCCCGTATTATGCCTCCCGTGGGCGACCACCGATATTTCACATCCACCGCTGTTTTCCTCAATGAGGTCATCAAGCTGTCTATCtgctcgacctgctccaTTGCCGAGGTCTCGCGGACACTGGCCCCATCCACCCCGGCCACCGTCATATTCGAACAGATCTTCAACTCGGTCTTCTCCGGCGACGGCTGGAAGCTCGCCATTCCCGCGACACTATACACCCTGCAGAACACCCTGCAGTACGTTGCTGTCGGCAATTTGGACGCAGTCCACTTTCAGGTGCTCTACCAGCTCAAG ATTCTCACGACGGCCGTCTTCTCTGTCACAATGCTTCGCCGCGCCCTTGGCTTGAAGCGCTGGGTTTCGCTCATCATACTGACCCTGGGAGTCTCTATCGTCTCGCTTCCCCAACCCTCGTCCGCGAATCACGCAGAATCTTCCTCAGCCAGCATCCTCCTGCACGACACCTCGGACCATTTCTTCCCTCGTTCCGTGCACGAGCTAGGTCAAGCTGCCGAGGGCGCTGCCGAGGTGGCCCGTGAGCTCACTAAGCGCGCCGCTGATGGTCTTGCGGGCGTTGGCGGAGAGATCGTGAAGCGGTCGGCCTCGTATCAGGGTATCCAAGAGGACCAGGACCCATCGCCGCTCATGAACTACTCCATCGGGTTGtccgccgtccttgtcgccgccgtcgcctcgggcCTTGCCGGTGTCTACTTTGAGAAGATGCTCAAGGACTCGGCTACCCCTGCCTCCGTCTGGACCCGCAACATCCAGCTATCCTTCTATTCCCTGTTCCCCGCCCTCGCTGGCGTCATCTTCAttgacggcgaggacatTGCCAAGCACGGCTTCTTCGAGGGTTACAATTGGGTTGTGTGGACTGCCATTGTCTTCCAAGCTGTCGGCGGTGTCCTGGCCTCGCTATGCATCAATTACGCCGACAACATTGCCAAGAACTTCGCAGCTAGCATCAGTATTGTTATCAGCTTTCTGTTCAGTGTATGGTTCTTCAACTTTGAAGTCAACTTCAGC TTCATCATCGGCACTGCACTCGTCCTGGCCTCGACTTATCTCTATAGCATTCCCGATCGCAAGGGCCGCCCGCCCCCGATCACCATTGCGAGCTACGAGAAGGCCATGGTTGACCCTGCTTACACGCCAGCGGTCACGGACGAGGCCAAGCTCAACCTAGACCCGCTCGACGCGGTTCGCGGCATGGGATTGTCGACGTCTaggccatcgtcgcccaTGCTGCATCACCACCGTGCGCCCTCGGCAAGGGGAAAGAACCGCGACGACTAA
- a CDS encoding Putative F-box domain-containing protein, producing MMLFGNMEELKVALASSHFSAPGNPKRSVYHAMFSTSLGKKQWTSRWDGFPTEIRLQILQYLMQDGCTLYRLATVSREWQTQIERHSFARIRPTPSRRVNFGTMIQRNRALVRYIWFCLELDEYDYTTCVRPRRTFLGVAWEEEFEISDTDKCPITTAFRNLFAVLSTWDLHNDLMLDISIYSPSDSEHCFP from the coding sequence ATGATGCTTTTTGGGAACATGGAAGAGTTGAAGGTTGCCTTAGCTTCAAGCCACTTTTCCGCCCCAGGCAACCCAAAACGTTCGGTCTATCACGCCATGTTTTCAACGTCACTCGGCAAGAAGCAATGGACGTCAAGATGGGATGGCTTTCCTACGGAGATCCGGCTTCAAATCTTACAGTACTTGATGCAGGACGGTTGCACACTATATCGCTTGGCCACGGTGTCTCGAGAGTGGCAAACACAGATCGAGCGACATAGCTTTGCTCGAATCAGACCGACACCGTCACGCCGTGTCAATTTCGGCACGATGATCCAAAGAAACCGGGCTCTCGTCCGCTACATCTGGTTCTGCTTGGAACTTGATGAGTACGATTACACCACTTGCGTACGTCCCCGTCGGACGTTCTTAGGTGTTGCGTGGGAAGAGGAATTTGAGATCAGCGATACAGATAAATGTCCCATCACCACGGCATTCCGGAATCTGTTCGCAGTCCTCAGCACATGGGATCTTCACAACGATCTGATGCTCGATATTAGCATCTATTCACCTAGCGACTCAGAACATTGTTTTCCATAG
- a CDS encoding Putative FAD-binding domain, PCMH-type, FAD-binding, type PCMH, subdomain 1, whose product MRPRSRILWAATLAASRALVVIAQLSSDADSIVEPAEFNIEEALLQHGINVSGIPDLVDLGRRSEKGCSVAVVQLVEIHLRRRHRRDERRGSLYRLHQPLLVDDTGRGQAEVRPYCIFKPFEPEHVSVVVLLSRLTQCPFAVKSGGHAAMAGASSIEGGITVSFTNMRRISLSSDRKVASVQPGNVWGDVYQELTKYDVTVIGGRIYSVGVGGLTTGGGISFFSGLYGWACDNVDSYDVVIATGAIVRVTETSFPDLFWALRGGGNNFGLVVGFNFRTVPLPGGNMWGGSRTYTEDQFPRVAEAYANIIANAEEDPKAGLWHVYLYLNGTKLSPTTLYYAEPDGQDADIFSEWNAIPAVADTTRNRAVADYARENTENTPLGLREIFAVITTKADVEIVNLARDIYFEEVLAVADVPGIVPCLVAQGITVPMLKAMRRSGGNALGLDVEDGPFYILEVSVMWSNRGDDDAVYAFASAVLGRVNAEAKARGMDNDYIYMNYAAQFQDVVTGYGPENKARLKRIAKKYDPKEIFQKLQPGYFKLDRAPVSDPRYFNWQ is encoded by the exons ATGCGTCCAAGATCGAGAATACTGTGGGCGGCTACTTTGGCAGCCAGCCGCGCCCTTGTTGTTATTGCGCAACTTTCGAGCGACGCCGACTCGATCGTGGAACCAGCCGAATTCAACATTGAAGAAGCGCTCCTGCAGCACGGCATCAATGTATCTGGGATTCCCGACCTGGTAGATCTCGGGAGAAGATCAGAGAAAGGATGCTCTGTAGCCGTGG TGCAGCTCGTTGAGATTCATTTACGGCGACGACACCGTCGAGACGAGAGACGAGGTAGCTTATACCGACTTCATCAGCCTCTACTGGTCGACGATACAGGCCGAGGTCAGGCCGAGGTCAGGCCGTATTGTATCTTCAAACCGTTCGAACCAGAGCACGTATCGGTCGTCGTACTTCTATCGCGCCTGACGCAGTGTCCCTTCGCGGTGAAGAGTGGCGGCCACGCTGCGATGGCGGGAGCGTCCAGCATCGAGGGCGGAATCACCGTCTCCTTTACGAATATGAGGAGAATTTCGTTGTCTTCAGACAGGAAGGTTGCCTCGGTCCAGCCCGGGAACGTCTGGGGCGATGTGTACCAAGAGCTCACCAAGTACGACGTCACTGTCATTGGGGGGCGGATATACagcgtcggcgtcgggggGCTTACGACCGGAG GCGGaatctccttcttttctgGTCTGTACGGCTGGGCCTGCGACAACGTGGACAGCTACGAC GTCGTGATCGCAACCGGAGCCATCGTCCGAGTCACGGAGACGTCGTTCCCGGACCTTTTCTGGGccctccgcggcggcgggaacaacttcggcctcgtcgtcggcttcaaCTTCCGCACCGTCCCGCTCCCTGGCGGCAACATGTGGGGCGGGTCCCGGACCTACACCGAAGACCAATTCCCCCGGGTCGCCGAGGCCTACGCCaacatcatcgccaacgcgGAAGAGGACCCCAAGGCCGGCCTGTGGCACGTGTACCTTTACCTCAACGGCACCAAgctgtcgccgacgacgctgtACTACGCGGAGCCGGACGGCCAAGACGCCGACATCTTTTCCGAGTGGAACGCCatccccgccgtcgccgacacgACGCGGaaccgcgccgtcgctgatTACGCCAGGGAGAACACGGAGAACACGCCTTTGGGCCTGCGGGAGATCTTCGCCGTGATCACCAccaaggccgacgtcgagatcGTCAACCTCGCGCGGGACATCTACTTCGAGGAGGTCCTCGCGGTCGCGGACGTGCCTGGCATCGTGCCCTGCCTGGTGGCACAGGGCATCACGGTGCCGATGCTCAAAGCGATGCGGAGGAGCGGCGGCAACGCGCTGGGTctggacgtcgaggacgggcCGTTCTACATCCTGGAGGTGTCCGTCATGTGGAGCAACCGaggggacgacgacgccgtgtACGCGTTCGCGTCGGCGGTGCTGGGCAGGGTcaacgccgaggccaaggcgcGCGGGATGGACAACGACTACATCTACATGAACTACGCCGCTCAGTTCCAGGACGTCGTCACCGGGTACGGGCCGGAGAACAAGGCCCGGCTGAAGCGGATCGCGAAGAAGTACGACCCGAAGGAGATCTTCCAGAAGTTGCAGCCGGGGTATTTCAAGCTTGACCGCGCACCGGTTTCGGACCCGCGGTATTTCAACTGGCAGTGA
- a CDS encoding Putative GXWXG domain-containing protein codes for MGISAEDQFAELVKIDGHVDETAVAAVYDQLKPVSPELLVGQWEGGSFDTGHPTHQQLRNFKWAGKDFRSVDDVDPIMRYDKDGKRTWFSEYGHARVREVRFRGVVTASMVYDKFPIIDSFRYVDDNTVIGAMDNKDLRGFGTYYFYLRGRPQSKV; via the exons ATGGGGATATC AGCCGAAGACCAGTTTGCGGAGTTGGTCAAGATCGACGGTCACGTAGACGAGACTGCCGTTGCCGCAGTGTACGATCAGCTCAAGCCCGTCTCGCCCGAACTCCTCGTCGGTCAGTGGGAAGGAGGCAGCTTCGACACTGGCCACCCGACCCATCAACAACTTCGCAACTTCAAGTGGGCCGGCAAGGACTTCCGAtccgtcgacgatgtcgacccCATCATGCGCTAtgacaaggacggcaagcgGACATGGTTCTCCGAGTACGGCCACGCGAGG GTGCGCGAGGTCAGGTTCCGCGGCGTCGTGACCGCGTCGATGGTCTACGACAAGTTCCCCATCATCGACTCTTTCCGCTacgtcgacgacaacacTGTGATTGGCGCCATGGACAACAAGGACCTTCGGGGGTTCGGGACGTATTATTTCTACTTGAGGGGGAGACCACAGAGCAAGGTCTAG
- a CDS encoding Putative FAD-binding domain, PCMH-type, FAD-binding, type PCMH, subdomain 2, producing MDFGRRSPTQVLAALQPLVQALDREAVITSTDALYPLHSEPYAIQKQLHPAVVLVPDTVEELSAIVKFLYGSNLDFVIRGHGFKSPSARHVVVSMLKFKDLDYDPVKKIATIGASATWFEVVSFMEQVDPEYSVPAARTPSIGVTGTILNGGLSWMSTEYGGISDPINFLDAEVVKYDGTVVMASQEPGLLWALRGGGGGFGVVTKVLLRAHPYPTDIWSGMVLVPRKLLPQLVDKIYVFNHSVPHPKVNYFAYLLPKKLLATVLEGDEPDAEDSVVFHVYDALGGKHGRDVFQWLLQMPGAIDRTRVTNMKGMLEMQRNAAALRGTMRTFYAPMAVADMDQSVITRAIEFYDKIGQLDESIHTMSAVIFEFLSFRSPIGGTAEVAWPRSSGLNHLLLFIFSGPGDGPPEQEKILRQLSEDAPRYVLGQKAGDAEINPAGLEPDYHDVKGVYREHYEKLVELRRRYDPDNRFKSFF from the exons ATGGATTTCGGTCGCCGATCTCCCACGCAGGTTCTCGCTGCCTTACAGCCGTTGGTACAGGCGTTGGATCGGGAAGCAGTAATCACAAGCACCGATGCTTTGTACCCACTTCATTCGGAGCCATATGCTATTCAAAAGCAGCTCCACCCAGCAGTGGTACTGGTACCGGACACGGTGGAGGAACTCTCTGCCATTGTGAAGTTCCTGTACGGGTCCAACTTAGATTTTGTCATCCGTGGTCATGGCTTCAAATCCCCCTCCGCCAGGCATGTGGTCGTCAGCATGCTAAAGTTCAAGGACCTGGACTATGACCCGGTGAAGAAGATCGCCACAATCGGCGCGAGTGCCACCTGGTTCGAGGTGGTGTCGTTCATGGAGCAAGTCGATCCGGAGTATTCCG TTCCCGCCGCCCGCACCCCGAGCATCGGAGTCACCGGAACAATTTTGAATGGCGGGCTCTCGTGGATGTCCACCGAGTACGGCGGCATCAGTGATCCAATCAATTTCCTTGACGCGGAAGTCGTCAAGTATGACGGAACGGTTGTCATGGCATCCCAAGAGCCCGGTCTTCTTTGGGCTCtcagaggcggcggcggcggctttggTG TCGTCACCAAGGTCCTACTTCGAGCGCATCCTTATCCGACTGATATCTGGTCGGGCATGGTTCTGGTGCCTCGGAAGTTGCTGCCGCAGCTGGTTGACAAGATCTACGTTTTCAACCACTCCGTCCCTCACCCAAAAGTCAACTACTTTGCCTACTTGCTACCCAAAAAGCTCCTCGCGACGGTGTTGGAGGGCGACGAGCCTGACGCCGAAGACTCGGTCGTGTTCCACGTCTACGACGCTCTCGGCGGGAAGCACGGTCGAGACGTCTTCCAATGGCTCCTGCAGATGCCCGGCGCGATTGACCGAACCAGGGTGACGAACATGAAGGGGATGCTCGAAATGCAAA GAAACGCGGCAGCCCTCCGagggacgatgaggacgttTTACGCCCCGATGGCAGTTGCTGATATGGACCAAAGCGTCATCACTCGGGCAATTGAGTTCTATGACAAGATCGGTCAACTGGATGAGTCCATCCACACCATGTCGGCGGTGATCTTTGAGTTCCTTTCGTTT CGATCCCCCATCGGTGGTACTGCAGAGGTTGCCTGGCCCCGGTCGAGTGGCTTGAACCACTTGCTGCTATTCATCTTCAGTGGCCCAGGAGACGGGCCACCGGAGCAGGAAAAGATCCTGCGTCAGCTTTCCGAAGATGCCCCGCGGTACGTGCTAGGGCAGAAAGCCGGTGATGCCGAGATCAATCCTGCCGGTCTCGAGCCGGATTATCATGACGTCAAAGGA GTGTACCGTGAACACTACGAGAAACTGGTGGAGTTGCGACGTCGATATGATCCTGACAACCGGTTCAAGTCATTTTTCTGA
- a CDS encoding Putative short-chain dehydrogenase/reductase SDR, NAD(P)-binding domain superfamily, whose product MGNPASESKTELSPLPQDLRGKTALVTGASRGIGRVIALQLARRGAVVVGTCSSTASLDQIQSLEQAVKQVYKLTDLEAPRIVGLAANLLDPQFPDLVANTIRDELGGKLNIIVNNAFYFETRPVGELDADYVQRMLVGNVQCLVVLMDRLLKDGHIQPESRVVNMSTDLVRSPLPFEGAMLYASTKAAMESLTRSWADILAKDPRTLGTTVNAMSVGATATESFIGSTPPDMRDAALKALKDGKSVHGGLGLPEDVGDVVGMLVSEGARWINGSVVAANGGAVKIL is encoded by the exons ATGGGAAATCCTGCATCAGAGAGCAAAACGGAGCTATCTCCGCTTCCCCAGGACCTACGAGGCAAAACCGCACTAGTGAC TGGCGCCTCTCGCGGTATTGGCCGAGTCATTGCTCTTCAGCTGGCCCGCCGAGGCGCAGTTGTTGTTGGaacctgctcctcgacggcatcgcTAGACCAGATTCAGTCTCTCGAACAGGCGGTGAAACAGGTGTATAAGCTGACGGACCTGGAAGCGCCCCGAATTGTTGGACTGGCCGCGAATCTTCTCGACCCCCAGTTCCCCGACCTTGTTGCCAACACGATTCGggacgagctcggcggcaagctgAACATTATTGTCAACAACGCATTCTATTTTGAGACCCGCCCtgtcggcgagctcgacgccgactaTGTCCAGCGAATGCTCGTTGGCAACGTTCAGTGTCTCGTGGTGCTGATGGATCGCCTTCTCAAGGATGGACACATCCAACCCGAATCGAGGGTCGTCAACATGTCTACAGACCTCGTCCGCAGTCCTCTTCCTTTCGA GGGCGCCATGTTGTACGCATCTACCAAAGCGGCCATGGAATCACTCACGCGGTCTTGGGCAGACATCTTGGCCAAAGACCCCAGGACCCTGGGTACTACTGTGAATGCAATGTCGGTTGGTGCTACAGCCACGGAATCGTTCATCGGGAGCACCCCGCCGGATATGCGCGATGCTGCTTTGAAAGCTTTAAAAGACGGAAAATCAGTTCACGGAGGCCTTGGGCTCCCCGAGGATGTTGGTGACGTTGTCGGTATGCTTGTAAGCGAGGGGGCCCGTTGGATTAATGGCAGTGTAGTGGCGGCCAACGGCGGTGCAGTGAAGATCCTCTAG
- a CDS encoding Putative metallo-beta-lactamase, ribonuclease Z/Hydroxyacylglutathione hydrolase, with amino-acid sequence MLYLAAFVSGFLGVSALLSREGGVTPDPRALLEQGIEALGGAANIAQVHGVTYAGSKSYRTKTLMQSFSLDGVDRGVSVLGTQDVSFSFDGPQIKQRLHVDHQLDGFWSGFSRPNLDHVGFTIIVHGGDDGFAAVTEGNRNMFDPSAGPQGYVDGVLAAYLIKEANKMSPFLISKILANNNFTYREEALWTGERLHGVYDGNFDLTVLFDPETSLPYAIRSAENHDIFGPSTNDLVVYDYIESNGVKFPTGWKTFYNGRHLLMTSGVSQVLVNPSFATGFFDGPSDLSRLEKPRKSPQQDFSEVGERSGVYIWLGPFAMTAANISASQPLPELPGLWYLQVGNARPTYRQVVLVLEDSVIVMDSPPHQSLLVLEWIEQTIGRKVTHVWPTHHHHDHSSGLKDYVNAGAKVIVPVEAKPYYSAIPGIEFLTFTTDEPFALNGDKIQIRFMHMKASMHSFDHTYAVIFPSQPMPNSTMAVFDADHGRNETETIPVPADDVLMTELVKALVDDRVASHATLISAHVPIMPVAALFRRTKIRSNNYSTLDFKYI; translated from the exons ATGCTTTATCTTGCCGCGTTTGTCAGTGGTTTTCTGGGAGTGTCGGCCCTCCTATCAAGGGAAGGAGGGGTAACGCCTGATCCGCGGGCTCTACTCGAACAAGGTATCGAGGCCCTCGGAGGAGCGGCCAACATAGCACAAGTCCATGGTGTCACATACGCTGGCTCAAA GTCATACCGGACGAAAACTTTGATGCAGAGTTTTTCTCTAGACGGCGTTGACAGAGGCGTCTCGGTTCTAGGCACTCAGGACGTCTCGTTCTCATTCGATGGACCTCAGATCAAGCAGCGTCTTCACGTGGATCATCAGCTCGATG GGTTTTGGAGTGGCTTTTCGAGACCGAATTTAGATCACGTTGGCTTTACCATCATCGTTCATGGAGGTGACGATGGCTTTGCAGCCGTCACCGAGGGAAACAGAAACATGTTTGATCCCAGCGCAGGGCCTCAGGGATACGTTGATG GTGTGCTAGCAGCTTACTTGATCAAAGAAGCAAACAAGATGTCGCCTTTCCTGATTTCTAAA ATTCTGGCCAACAATAACTTTACCTACCGCGAGGAAGCGCTTTGGACTGGCGAGCGGCTACACGGCG TTTATGACGGCAATTTTGATTTGACGGTGCTCTTCGATCCCGAAACCAGCCTGCCATACGCTATTCGCTCGGCCGAAAACCACGACATCTTTGGCCCGTCCACAAACGACCTGGTCGTGTACGATTATATTGAATCCAACGGCGTCAAGTTTCCGACTGGATGGAAAACGTTTTACAATGGCCGACACCTTCTCATGACCAGCGGTGTCTCCCAAGTGCTCGTCAACCCCTCTTTCGCCACAGGATTTTTCGATGGCCCGAGTGACCTTTCGAGACTGGAGAAACCCAGAAAGAGCCCTCAGCAAGACTTCTCTGAAGTTGGCGAGAGGAGCGGTGTCTACATCTGGCTAGGTCCGTTCGCAATGACGGCAGCAAACATCTCTGCTAGTCAGCCGCTGCCGGAGCTTCCAGGTCTGTGGTATTTGCAGGTCGGAAATGCCCGCCCGACCTACAGACAGGTGGTTCTCGTACTCGAAGATTCCGTCATTGTTATGGACAGTCCGCCGCATCAGAGTCTGTTGGTACTGGAATGGATAGAACAGACGATCGGGAGGAAGGTCACTCACGTTTGG CCCAcccaccatcatcatgatCACTCATCAGGCTTGAAGGATTACGTGAATGCCGGAGCGAAAGTGATAGTTCCAGTTGAAGCCAAGCCCTACTACTCCGCTATCCCTGGCATAGAGTTCCTCACATTCAC GACCGACGAACCATTTGCATTGAATGGCGACAAGATACAGATTAGGTTCATGCATATGAAAGCATCGATGCATTCATTTGACCACACATATGCCGTCATTTTCCCATCTCAGCCCATGCCGAACAGCACCATGGCCGTCTTTGACGCAGATCACGGACGGAATGAGACTGAAACGATCCCGGTACCTGCTGATGACGTCTTAATGACTGAGCTTGTAAAAGCCCTGGTCGACGATCGAGTGGCCAGCCACGCAAC ACTCATTTCAGCACACGTGCCTATTATGCCGGTTGCTGCCCTGTTTCGAAGAACCAAGATCCGTTCTAACAACTATTCAACCTTAGACTTTAAGTATATTTAG